A single window of Streptomyces sp. NBC_00464 DNA harbors:
- a CDS encoding isoprenyl transferase, producing the protein MNLRDLVYGLYARRVEARLDHAQVPKHIGVILDGNRRWAKASGGTAAQGHQAGADKIKELLGWCSETDVEVVTLWMLSTDNFDRPESELIPLLGIIENTVRDLVADGRWRVHHVGTLDLLPAHTQTVLKEAEQATVGVDGILVNVAVGYGGRQEIADAVRSLLLDHSEKGTSFEDLAEIVSTDLISEHLYTRGQPDPDLVIRTSGEQRLSGFMLWQSAHSEYYFCEVFWPAFRRVDFLRALRDYAARHRRYGG; encoded by the coding sequence GTGAACTTGCGCGACCTGGTGTACGGGCTCTACGCGCGCCGGGTGGAGGCCCGCCTCGATCACGCCCAGGTGCCCAAGCACATCGGCGTCATCCTCGACGGAAACCGGCGCTGGGCGAAGGCGTCCGGCGGCACCGCCGCGCAGGGGCACCAGGCCGGAGCGGACAAGATCAAGGAGCTTCTCGGCTGGTGCAGCGAGACGGACGTCGAGGTCGTCACGCTCTGGATGCTCTCCACCGACAACTTCGACCGGCCCGAGTCCGAGCTCATCCCGCTCCTCGGCATCATCGAGAACACGGTGCGCGACCTGGTGGCGGACGGGCGCTGGCGCGTCCACCACGTCGGCACGCTCGACCTGCTGCCCGCGCACACCCAGACGGTCCTCAAGGAGGCCGAGCAGGCCACCGTCGGGGTCGACGGAATACTGGTCAACGTCGCCGTCGGCTACGGCGGGCGCCAGGAGATCGCGGACGCGGTGCGCTCCCTGCTGCTGGACCACTCCGAGAAGGGCACCTCCTTCGAGGACCTGGCGGAGATCGTCTCCACCGACCTGATCTCCGAGCACCTCTACACCCGGGGACAGCCGGACCCCGACCTCGTGATCCGTACCAGCGGCGAGCAGCGGCTGTCGGGCTTCATGCTCTGGCAGAGCGCGCATTCGGAGTACTACTTCTGCGAGGTCTTCTGGCCGGCGTTCCGCCGCGTCGACTTCCTGCGGGCCCTGCGCGACTACGCGGCCCGTCACCGCCGCTACGGCGGCTAG